In Equus quagga isolate Etosha38 chromosome 14, UCLA_HA_Equagga_1.0, whole genome shotgun sequence, one DNA window encodes the following:
- the NXPE1 gene encoding NXPE family member 1 isoform X2: MFILLSVYHQHFPWYLALIWALIMSSNILFQKILLMLMSLLVVAWMIFTISQNSRKFWSALNLPISLYHWNNFTVSSETKTTLSPLKSPTETELKIKRIKEKLDQLIPPRPFTHVNTTTSAAHSRVTILNPQDTYCRGDQLDILVEVRDHLGRRKEYGGDFLRARMSSPALKAGASGKVTDFNNGTYLVSFTLFWEGQVSLSLLLIHPSEGVSALWRARNQGYDRVIFKGKFVNGTSQVFTECGLTPISSAELCEYLETRDQEAFYCVRPQHMPCEALTHMTTKNREISYLTVKEKSLFNRSNVGVEMMKHLKHINVSQCYQRENIKEKCQIGMKVPVPGGYTFEGRWITTFCNQTQFNTIKIKDCLKGKLIYLLGDSTLRQWIYYLPKVVKTLKFFDLHGTGLFKKHLLLDAERHTQIQWKKHSYPFVTMQLYSVIEEGYIPREIDRIPGDKNTAISITLGQHFRLFPIDIFIRRAINVRKAIERLFLRSPATKVILKTENIREMHSNTESFGDFHGYIQYLTMKDIFKDLNVGVIDAWDMTIAYGTNNVHPPDHVIGNQINMFLNYIC, from the exons TTTTGGTCTGCTCTAAACCTACCCATCTCCCTCTATCATTGGAACAACTTCACAGTGTCTTCAGAAACTAAAACAACACTGAGCCCGTTAAAGTCACCAACAGAGACTGagctgaaaataaagagaatcaaGGAGAAACTAGACCAGCTGATCCCACCCAGACCTTTCACCCATGTGAACACCACCACCAGTGCAGCGCACAGCAGAGTCACCATCCTCAACCCTCAAGACACATACTGCAGGGGCGATCAACTAGACATCCTGGTGGAGGTGAGGGACCACCTGGGACGCAGGAAGGAATATGGCGGGGATTTCCTGAGGGCCAGGATGTCCTCCCCAGCCCTGAAGGCAGGCGCTTCAGGAAAGGTGACAGACTTTAACAACGGCACCTACCTTGTCAGCTTCACTCTGTTCTGGGAGGGCcaggtctctctgtctctcctgctcATCCACCCCAGTGAAGGGGTGTCAGCTCTCTGGAGGGCAAGGAACCAAGGCTATGACAGAGTGATTTTCAAAGGTAAATTTGTTAATGGCACCAGCCAAGTCTTCACTGAATGTGGCCTGACCCCAATATCAAGTGCTGAACTGTGCGAGTACCTGGAGACTCGAGACCAAGAAGCCTTCTACTGCGTGAGACCTCAACACATGCCCTGTGAGGCCCTGACTCACATGACCACCAAGAATAGAGAAATTTCTTATCTTACTGTCAAGGAAAAAAGCCTTTTTAACAG gTCCAATGTGGGAGTTGAAATGATGAAACATCTTAAACACATTAACGTCTCCCAATGTTACC agagagaaaacataaaagagaaatgcCAAATTGGAATGAAGGTTCCTGTCCCTGGTGGTTACACTTTCGAAGGAAGGTGGATTACAACGTTTTGCAACCAGACTCAGTTTAATACAATTAAGATAAAAGACTGTTTGAAAGGAAAACTCATTTACCTCCTGGGAGACTCTACGCTGCGTCAGTGGATCTACTACTTACCCAAAGTTGTAAAaa cacTAAAATTTTTTGATCTTCATGGAACTGgactttttaagaaacatttgctCCTGGATGCAGAAAGACACACTCAGATTCAATGGAAAAAACATAGTTATCCTTTTGTCACAATGCAACTCTACTCTGTGATAGAAGAGGGTTATATTCCTCGGGAAATTGACCGGATACCAGGTGACAAAAACACAGCCATCAGCATCACACTTGGCCAGCACTTCAGACTCTTCCCCATTGACATTTTCATTCGCAGGGCCATCAATGTCCGCAAGGCTATTGAACGACTATTCCTGAGAAGCCCAGCCACCAAAGTGATCCTTAAGACAGAAAACATCAGGGAGATGCATTCAAACACAGAAAGCTTTGGAGATTTCCATGGTTACATTCAATATCTTACCATGAAGGACATTTTCAAAGATCTCAACGTGGGTGTCATTGATGCCTGGGACATGACTATTGCATATGGCACCAATAATGTCCACCCACCTGACCATGTGATTGGAAATCAGATTAACATGTTCTTAAACTACATCTGctaa
- the NXPE1 gene encoding NXPE family member 1 isoform X3 has translation MSSNILFQKILLMLMSLLVVAWMIFTISQNSRKFWSALNLPISLYHWNNFTVSSETKTTLSPLKSPTETELKIKRIKEKLDQLIPPRPFTHVNTTTSAAHSRVTILNPQDTYCRGDQLDILVEVRDHLGRRKEYGGDFLRARMSSPALKAGASGKVTDFNNGTYLVSFTLFWEGQVSLSLLLIHPSEGVSALWRARNQGYDRVIFKGKFVNGTSQVFTECGLTPISSAELCEYLETRDQEAFYCVRPQHMPCEALTHMTTKNREISYLTVKEKSLFNRSNVGVEMMKHLKHINVSQCYQRENIKEKCQIGMKVPVPGGYTFEGRWITTFCNQTQFNTIKIKDCLKGKLIYLLGDSTLRQWIYYLPKVVKTLKFFDLHGTGLFKKHLLLDAERHTQIQWKKHSYPFVTMQLYSVIEEGYIPREIDRIPGDKNTAISITLGQHFRLFPIDIFIRRAINVRKAIERLFLRSPATKVILKTENIREMHSNTESFGDFHGYIQYLTMKDIFKDLNVGVIDAWDMTIAYGTNNVHPPDHVIGNQINMFLNYIC, from the exons TTTTGGTCTGCTCTAAACCTACCCATCTCCCTCTATCATTGGAACAACTTCACAGTGTCTTCAGAAACTAAAACAACACTGAGCCCGTTAAAGTCACCAACAGAGACTGagctgaaaataaagagaatcaaGGAGAAACTAGACCAGCTGATCCCACCCAGACCTTTCACCCATGTGAACACCACCACCAGTGCAGCGCACAGCAGAGTCACCATCCTCAACCCTCAAGACACATACTGCAGGGGCGATCAACTAGACATCCTGGTGGAGGTGAGGGACCACCTGGGACGCAGGAAGGAATATGGCGGGGATTTCCTGAGGGCCAGGATGTCCTCCCCAGCCCTGAAGGCAGGCGCTTCAGGAAAGGTGACAGACTTTAACAACGGCACCTACCTTGTCAGCTTCACTCTGTTCTGGGAGGGCcaggtctctctgtctctcctgctcATCCACCCCAGTGAAGGGGTGTCAGCTCTCTGGAGGGCAAGGAACCAAGGCTATGACAGAGTGATTTTCAAAGGTAAATTTGTTAATGGCACCAGCCAAGTCTTCACTGAATGTGGCCTGACCCCAATATCAAGTGCTGAACTGTGCGAGTACCTGGAGACTCGAGACCAAGAAGCCTTCTACTGCGTGAGACCTCAACACATGCCCTGTGAGGCCCTGACTCACATGACCACCAAGAATAGAGAAATTTCTTATCTTACTGTCAAGGAAAAAAGCCTTTTTAACAG gTCCAATGTGGGAGTTGAAATGATGAAACATCTTAAACACATTAACGTCTCCCAATGTTACC agagagaaaacataaaagagaaatgcCAAATTGGAATGAAGGTTCCTGTCCCTGGTGGTTACACTTTCGAAGGAAGGTGGATTACAACGTTTTGCAACCAGACTCAGTTTAATACAATTAAGATAAAAGACTGTTTGAAAGGAAAACTCATTTACCTCCTGGGAGACTCTACGCTGCGTCAGTGGATCTACTACTTACCCAAAGTTGTAAAaa cacTAAAATTTTTTGATCTTCATGGAACTGgactttttaagaaacatttgctCCTGGATGCAGAAAGACACACTCAGATTCAATGGAAAAAACATAGTTATCCTTTTGTCACAATGCAACTCTACTCTGTGATAGAAGAGGGTTATATTCCTCGGGAAATTGACCGGATACCAGGTGACAAAAACACAGCCATCAGCATCACACTTGGCCAGCACTTCAGACTCTTCCCCATTGACATTTTCATTCGCAGGGCCATCAATGTCCGCAAGGCTATTGAACGACTATTCCTGAGAAGCCCAGCCACCAAAGTGATCCTTAAGACAGAAAACATCAGGGAGATGCATTCAAACACAGAAAGCTTTGGAGATTTCCATGGTTACATTCAATATCTTACCATGAAGGACATTTTCAAAGATCTCAACGTGGGTGTCATTGATGCCTGGGACATGACTATTGCATATGGCACCAATAATGTCCACCCACCTGACCATGTGATTGGAAATCAGATTAACATGTTCTTAAACTACATCTGctaa
- the NXPE1 gene encoding NXPE family member 1 isoform X4, with amino-acid sequence MVPGTYLFWSALNLPISLYHWNNFTVSSETKTTLSPLKSPTETELKIKRIKEKLDQLIPPRPFTHVNTTTSAAHSRVTILNPQDTYCRGDQLDILVEVRDHLGRRKEYGGDFLRARMSSPALKAGASGKVTDFNNGTYLVSFTLFWEGQVSLSLLLIHPSEGVSALWRARNQGYDRVIFKGKFVNGTSQVFTECGLTPISSAELCEYLETRDQEAFYCVRPQHMPCEALTHMTTKNREISYLTVKEKSLFNRSNVGVEMMKHLKHINVSQCYQRENIKEKCQIGMKVPVPGGYTFEGRWITTFCNQTQFNTIKIKDCLKGKLIYLLGDSTLRQWIYYLPKVVKTLKFFDLHGTGLFKKHLLLDAERHTQIQWKKHSYPFVTMQLYSVIEEGYIPREIDRIPGDKNTAISITLGQHFRLFPIDIFIRRAINVRKAIERLFLRSPATKVILKTENIREMHSNTESFGDFHGYIQYLTMKDIFKDLNVGVIDAWDMTIAYGTNNVHPPDHVIGNQINMFLNYIC; translated from the exons TTTTGGTCTGCTCTAAACCTACCCATCTCCCTCTATCATTGGAACAACTTCACAGTGTCTTCAGAAACTAAAACAACACTGAGCCCGTTAAAGTCACCAACAGAGACTGagctgaaaataaagagaatcaaGGAGAAACTAGACCAGCTGATCCCACCCAGACCTTTCACCCATGTGAACACCACCACCAGTGCAGCGCACAGCAGAGTCACCATCCTCAACCCTCAAGACACATACTGCAGGGGCGATCAACTAGACATCCTGGTGGAGGTGAGGGACCACCTGGGACGCAGGAAGGAATATGGCGGGGATTTCCTGAGGGCCAGGATGTCCTCCCCAGCCCTGAAGGCAGGCGCTTCAGGAAAGGTGACAGACTTTAACAACGGCACCTACCTTGTCAGCTTCACTCTGTTCTGGGAGGGCcaggtctctctgtctctcctgctcATCCACCCCAGTGAAGGGGTGTCAGCTCTCTGGAGGGCAAGGAACCAAGGCTATGACAGAGTGATTTTCAAAGGTAAATTTGTTAATGGCACCAGCCAAGTCTTCACTGAATGTGGCCTGACCCCAATATCAAGTGCTGAACTGTGCGAGTACCTGGAGACTCGAGACCAAGAAGCCTTCTACTGCGTGAGACCTCAACACATGCCCTGTGAGGCCCTGACTCACATGACCACCAAGAATAGAGAAATTTCTTATCTTACTGTCAAGGAAAAAAGCCTTTTTAACAG gTCCAATGTGGGAGTTGAAATGATGAAACATCTTAAACACATTAACGTCTCCCAATGTTACC agagagaaaacataaaagagaaatgcCAAATTGGAATGAAGGTTCCTGTCCCTGGTGGTTACACTTTCGAAGGAAGGTGGATTACAACGTTTTGCAACCAGACTCAGTTTAATACAATTAAGATAAAAGACTGTTTGAAAGGAAAACTCATTTACCTCCTGGGAGACTCTACGCTGCGTCAGTGGATCTACTACTTACCCAAAGTTGTAAAaa cacTAAAATTTTTTGATCTTCATGGAACTGgactttttaagaaacatttgctCCTGGATGCAGAAAGACACACTCAGATTCAATGGAAAAAACATAGTTATCCTTTTGTCACAATGCAACTCTACTCTGTGATAGAAGAGGGTTATATTCCTCGGGAAATTGACCGGATACCAGGTGACAAAAACACAGCCATCAGCATCACACTTGGCCAGCACTTCAGACTCTTCCCCATTGACATTTTCATTCGCAGGGCCATCAATGTCCGCAAGGCTATTGAACGACTATTCCTGAGAAGCCCAGCCACCAAAGTGATCCTTAAGACAGAAAACATCAGGGAGATGCATTCAAACACAGAAAGCTTTGGAGATTTCCATGGTTACATTCAATATCTTACCATGAAGGACATTTTCAAAGATCTCAACGTGGGTGTCATTGATGCCTGGGACATGACTATTGCATATGGCACCAATAATGTCCACCCACCTGACCATGTGATTGGAAATCAGATTAACATGTTCTTAAACTACATCTGctaa